The following coding sequences lie in one Oceaniferula marina genomic window:
- the bioA gene encoding adenosylmethionine--8-amino-7-oxononanoate transaminase: MKPSTRAWVAADKAHCWHPFTRQDQWCDGDPLVLVEGDGVWLTDSEGRRYIDGNASIWTNIHGHRHPVINEAIVRQLEQVAHTSYLGFANPRASELAGRLCGLFPSGELSRVFFSDDGSTAVECAIKMEIQFRMQTGAPERTEFLAFDQCYHGDTMGAASLGGVSSFFERFRQFGFPVHHLQGIEGLEALDEAQIARTAAVVIEPLVQGVNQIHVWPNGMLRQLREWCDRHGVHLILDEVMTGFGRTGSMFACQQEEVIPDFLCCAKGITGGYMPLAATLTREAIYEAFLGGAERAFYYGHSYTANPLGCAAALASLDVFEQEQTLAQLPEKVRLLGDLLTEMQQRCSNIHAVRQCGMVAGVELRQASGEPFPYTRRVGANICEAAREHGLLTRPVLDTVVLMPPLCIDSEEIKQMCLALEAGISDTLS, encoded by the coding sequence ATGAAGCCATCGACACGAGCCTGGGTCGCAGCGGACAAAGCGCATTGCTGGCATCCGTTCACTCGCCAGGACCAGTGGTGCGATGGCGATCCTCTGGTCCTTGTTGAAGGTGACGGGGTTTGGTTGACCGATTCCGAAGGCCGTCGGTATATCGACGGCAATGCTTCGATTTGGACCAATATCCATGGTCACCGGCATCCGGTCATCAATGAGGCGATTGTCCGCCAGTTGGAGCAAGTTGCGCACACCAGTTATCTGGGGTTTGCCAACCCGCGTGCGAGCGAACTTGCCGGGCGATTGTGTGGATTGTTTCCCTCCGGCGAGCTTTCCCGCGTGTTTTTTTCGGACGACGGGTCCACGGCGGTTGAGTGTGCGATCAAGATGGAGATTCAGTTCCGGATGCAGACCGGAGCGCCTGAGCGCACCGAGTTTCTTGCCTTTGACCAATGTTATCACGGCGACACCATGGGGGCGGCTTCCTTAGGTGGGGTAAGCTCTTTCTTCGAGCGATTCCGTCAATTTGGCTTTCCCGTGCACCATCTACAAGGGATCGAGGGTTTGGAGGCACTGGATGAGGCGCAGATCGCCCGGACTGCGGCCGTCGTGATCGAGCCCCTCGTGCAAGGGGTCAACCAGATCCATGTTTGGCCGAATGGAATGCTCCGGCAGTTACGGGAATGGTGTGACCGGCACGGGGTGCATTTGATCTTGGACGAAGTGATGACCGGTTTTGGTCGGACCGGGAGTATGTTTGCTTGTCAGCAGGAAGAGGTGATACCGGATTTTCTTTGTTGTGCGAAGGGGATCACCGGAGGATACATGCCGCTGGCCGCTACTTTGACCCGCGAGGCTATTTACGAGGCTTTTCTCGGTGGTGCTGAGCGGGCGTTTTATTACGGCCACAGCTACACCGCCAATCCTCTTGGATGTGCCGCGGCCTTAGCCAGTCTGGATGTGTTTGAGCAGGAGCAGACCTTGGCGCAACTTCCTGAAAAGGTTCGGCTGCTAGGCGACTTGCTTACCGAGATGCAGCAGCGATGCTCAAATATTCATGCGGTCCGCCAGTGTGGCATGGTTGCCGGCGTGGAGCTGCGTCAGGCATCGGGAGAGCCGTTTCCATACACCCGGCGGGTGGGGGCGAACATTTGTGAGGCCGCGCGTGAGCATGGATTGTTGACCCGGCCGGTATTGGATACGGTTGTGTTGATGCCTCCCTTGTGTATTGATTCTGAGGAAATCAAACAAATGTGCCTTGCCTTGGAGGCTGGTATTTCGGACACGTTGAGCTGA
- a CDS encoding HU family DNA-binding protein, whose amino-acid sequence MDTITKRDLVTQISNKTNMGQAQVLEVLESFLSTVTTELADGNTVVIRNFGSFQVREMKGKIGRNPKNPGLDMKIPPRAVVKFKPGKEMKEKVARILPVIQQAS is encoded by the coding sequence ATGGACACGATTACAAAACGCGATCTGGTTACACAAATTAGCAACAAAACCAACATGGGCCAGGCTCAGGTCCTGGAGGTACTTGAAAGTTTTCTGAGCACAGTGACAACGGAGCTTGCCGATGGCAACACCGTGGTGATCCGCAATTTTGGCTCGTTCCAAGTGCGCGAAATGAAAGGAAAGATCGGTCGGAACCCGAAAAATCCGGGACTCGACATGAAGATCCCACCACGTGCCGTGGTTAAATTCAAACCCGGCAAGGAAATGAAGGAAAAGGTCGCACGGATCCTTCCTGTCATTCAACAAGCTTCCTAA
- a CDS encoding N-acetylmuramoyl-L-alanine amidase family protein → MIARALHLFTFITLLFCAFTPSANAQQAKIGFQWRSVELRGKAYIPLEQIKSFYQLQESKRKNQTLTLENRRTQIEITIGEQKIRINRATFYLSEPVIESADTIHLSALDLRSLIDPVMRPAKVARDQIFNTVVLDPGHGGKDRGSAKQEASLTLSLAEKTRELLVNQGYRVVMTRTEDQFVSLGERVRIAQAEANAILLSIHFNAGQKNTHGLETYIISAREPHPAAASSVTLATAVHSRSLLYLNDPMYGNQFQIVDRGIKHAKFSLLKGVSHPAILIEAGFLTHEEEAAKIHSEAYQNALAKSFVRGIEVYRASIQKKP, encoded by the coding sequence ATGATTGCCCGCGCCCTCCACCTCTTCACCTTCATAACGCTCCTTTTCTGCGCATTCACGCCATCGGCAAATGCCCAGCAAGCAAAGATAGGGTTCCAATGGAGATCTGTCGAGCTCAGGGGGAAAGCATACATCCCACTCGAACAAATCAAATCCTTCTACCAACTTCAGGAAAGCAAGCGAAAGAACCAAACACTCACTCTGGAGAACCGTAGAACCCAGATCGAGATCACCATCGGAGAACAAAAAATCCGCATCAACCGGGCGACCTTTTATCTCAGTGAACCGGTGATCGAATCAGCCGATACCATTCACCTCTCAGCCTTGGACCTTCGAAGCCTGATCGACCCGGTCATGCGTCCAGCCAAAGTCGCCCGCGACCAGATCTTCAATACCGTAGTGCTCGACCCCGGACATGGAGGAAAAGATCGCGGATCGGCCAAACAAGAAGCCTCGCTCACACTTTCGCTTGCAGAAAAAACCCGCGAACTCCTCGTCAATCAAGGCTACCGCGTGGTTATGACCCGAACGGAAGATCAATTCGTCTCCCTGGGCGAGCGCGTCAGAATTGCCCAAGCGGAAGCCAACGCCATTCTGCTCTCAATCCATTTCAACGCGGGTCAGAAAAACACCCATGGGCTGGAAACATATATCATCAGCGCCAGAGAACCCCACCCCGCCGCCGCATCCAGCGTCACGCTGGCAACCGCCGTCCACTCTCGCAGCCTGCTGTATCTCAACGACCCAATGTATGGAAACCAGTTTCAAATCGTGGACCGAGGTATCAAACACGCCAAATTCAGTTTACTCAAAGGGGTAAGCCATCCCGCCATCCTGATCGAAGCCGGGTTTCTCACGCATGAAGAGGAAGCGGCCAAGATCCACTCCGAGGCTTATCAAAACGCCCTGGCCAAAAGCTTTGTCAGGGGAATCGAGGTCTACAGGGCCTCGATCCAAAAGAAGCCATAA
- the argS gene encoding arginine--tRNA ligase, with product MIIEQLERALIGALESVGVELPEGFQAKVEASADLRFGDYQTNAAMVLAKRVRTNPRELATKVVEAMQIDDLAECSIAGPGFINFTVTMSAWGSAVSSLGKDERLGVPLASPLQTVVLDFSAPNVAKPMHVGHIRSTIIGDSLARIARFLGHTVITDNHIGDWGTQFGMIIHGWKTVLDEQALEADPVTELLRVYRTVNAQCGEDESIREICKQELVKLQGGDADNLKIWERCVELSKQGLQGIYDRLDVQFDYWYGESYYNERLAPLVDDMLEQGVARESEGAICVFFDGEAKLKDKPTIIRKADGGFLYATTDLATIDFRVEEWQADQIWYVVGAPQQLHFQQIFEATRMRGQNPSMHHVAFGSILGEDRKLMKTRSGDNVQLIDVLDEAVERAAKAIEEKNPDLSGEEKDKVASIVGLGAVKFAELSQHRMTDYVFCWDRMLALQGDTAPYLQYSCVRVRSIFSKLDEGVKLDLGELRIEADAEVHLARMLVRFGEVVPSLLDDFRPNLLANYLLELARAFHSFFEACPVLKSEGATQNTRLVLCDLTSQVLVKGLGLLGIEVPERM from the coding sequence ATGATCATTGAACAATTGGAACGCGCGCTCATCGGTGCCCTGGAATCCGTGGGAGTGGAATTGCCCGAGGGCTTTCAAGCGAAGGTCGAAGCTTCGGCCGATTTGCGATTCGGGGATTATCAAACGAATGCTGCGATGGTGCTGGCCAAACGGGTGAGAACCAATCCCCGGGAGTTGGCGACCAAAGTGGTCGAGGCGATGCAGATAGATGATTTGGCCGAGTGTTCGATTGCAGGTCCGGGTTTTATTAATTTTACGGTGACCATGAGTGCCTGGGGGAGCGCGGTTTCCTCTTTGGGCAAAGATGAACGCCTCGGGGTGCCTTTGGCGTCGCCGCTACAGACGGTGGTCTTGGATTTTTCGGCACCCAATGTGGCCAAACCGATGCACGTTGGCCATATTCGGTCGACGATTATTGGTGATAGTCTGGCCCGGATTGCTCGTTTTCTCGGGCATACGGTGATTACCGACAATCACATTGGAGACTGGGGGACTCAGTTTGGCATGATTATCCACGGCTGGAAAACCGTTCTGGATGAGCAGGCGCTCGAGGCCGATCCGGTGACTGAGCTATTGCGCGTGTACCGGACGGTGAATGCGCAGTGCGGTGAGGACGAGTCCATTCGTGAGATCTGCAAGCAGGAGTTGGTCAAGCTGCAGGGGGGGGATGCGGACAATTTGAAAATCTGGGAACGCTGCGTGGAGCTATCCAAACAAGGGTTGCAGGGGATTTATGACCGCCTGGATGTGCAGTTCGACTACTGGTATGGTGAGAGTTATTACAATGAGCGCCTGGCACCACTCGTGGATGACATGTTGGAGCAAGGGGTCGCTCGCGAGAGTGAAGGGGCGATTTGTGTGTTCTTCGACGGTGAGGCCAAGCTGAAGGACAAGCCAACGATTATCCGTAAGGCGGATGGTGGGTTCCTCTATGCCACAACGGACTTGGCGACGATTGATTTCCGGGTTGAGGAATGGCAGGCGGACCAGATCTGGTACGTTGTCGGAGCACCACAGCAGTTGCACTTCCAACAGATCTTCGAAGCCACCCGGATGCGCGGGCAGAACCCGAGCATGCACCATGTGGCATTTGGTTCGATTCTGGGTGAGGACCGTAAGCTGATGAAAACCCGCAGCGGTGACAATGTGCAGCTGATTGATGTCTTGGATGAGGCCGTTGAACGGGCCGCCAAAGCCATCGAAGAGAAAAACCCGGACTTGTCCGGCGAGGAGAAAGACAAGGTGGCGTCGATTGTCGGACTGGGTGCGGTAAAGTTTGCCGAACTTTCCCAGCATCGGATGACGGATTACGTATTCTGCTGGGATCGGATGCTGGCCCTGCAGGGGGATACCGCGCCTTATCTGCAATACAGTTGTGTCCGGGTGCGCTCGATTTTCAGTAAGCTGGACGAAGGGGTGAAACTTGATTTGGGCGAGCTCCGGATCGAAGCGGATGCCGAGGTGCATCTGGCACGGATGCTCGTTCGGTTTGGTGAGGTGGTGCCCTCCTTACTCGATGATTTTCGTCCGAACCTTCTGGCAAACTACCTGCTTGAGTTAGCCCGGGCATTTCATTCCTTTTTTGAGGCTTGTCCGGTGTTGAAATCGGAGGGAGCGACCCAGAACACGCGCTTGGTGCTTTGTGATTTGACCAGCCAGGTGCTGGTGAAAGGCTTGGGTCTTCTCGGAATTGAAGTGCCGGAACGAATGTAA
- a CDS encoding SufE family protein, with protein MSIEAKTQELLEELGFFQDWTERYEYVIGLGKQLSAMPQDQQTSDKLIKGCQSQVWLDASYTDGRMQYRADSDSLITKGMIALFIRVLDGETPDAILQADMGFIDQTGLKEHLAPTRANALNLMATQMKQRALEHASD; from the coding sequence ATGAGCATTGAGGCCAAAACGCAGGAGTTGCTGGAAGAGCTTGGCTTTTTCCAGGACTGGACCGAACGCTATGAGTATGTGATCGGTCTGGGAAAACAACTTTCTGCGATGCCTCAGGACCAGCAGACGTCTGACAAGCTGATCAAGGGATGCCAGTCCCAGGTCTGGCTCGATGCCAGCTATACGGACGGACGAATGCAGTACAGGGCGGATTCCGACTCCCTGATTACCAAGGGTATGATTGCCCTTTTTATTCGAGTCCTGGACGGTGAGACTCCCGATGCCATTTTACAGGCTGACATGGGCTTCATCGATCAGACTGGCTTGAAAGAGCATCTGGCGCCGACCCGGGCGAACGCCCTGAATCTGATGGCCACCCAGATGAAACAGCGCGCACTTGAGCACGCGTCGGACTAG
- a CDS encoding 2-dehydropantoate 2-reductase, protein MTEKSEENSELQPFKRIAVVGAGAVGGYYGARLAQAGQDVTFLLRSDYEHVRQHGLNVQSVAGDFHLPDVQCVRDTRELGPVDLVLMAWKTTSNHLYEEVISPLLHDETLVLTLQNGLGNCELLADLFGPQRVFGGLCFICSNRVAPGEIRHTASGQVRVGKYQADQPSDVPSAGSEKLEAVVSQLRHGGIDCRGVANLEHAQWMKLVWNIPFNGLAISEGGVDTQTLLETSGMEGRIRKIMHEVQAVAAALGHEIEDHFIDQQVEVTRTMKAYRPSSMIDFVEGRQVEVDAIWREPFRRAQALGVEVPEIERLLGQIEIRLGGDYS, encoded by the coding sequence ATGACGGAGAAGAGCGAGGAGAATTCGGAGCTGCAGCCATTCAAGCGGATCGCAGTGGTTGGTGCTGGAGCGGTTGGTGGCTACTACGGGGCTCGTCTGGCCCAGGCTGGACAGGATGTGACTTTTTTACTGCGCAGTGATTACGAGCATGTCCGGCAACATGGGCTGAATGTCCAGAGTGTGGCCGGCGATTTTCATTTGCCGGACGTGCAGTGTGTTCGGGATACCCGTGAGCTTGGCCCGGTGGATTTGGTTTTGATGGCTTGGAAAACAACCTCCAACCATCTGTATGAAGAGGTCATCAGCCCTCTGCTTCACGATGAGACACTGGTGCTGACCTTGCAGAATGGTCTCGGAAACTGTGAGTTGCTAGCCGATCTGTTTGGTCCCCAGCGTGTGTTCGGTGGGCTTTGCTTTATTTGCTCCAACCGGGTGGCTCCCGGCGAAATCCGCCATACGGCGTCGGGGCAGGTGCGAGTGGGTAAGTATCAAGCGGATCAGCCGTCGGATGTGCCGTCGGCTGGGAGTGAGAAACTTGAGGCCGTGGTGTCCCAGCTTCGGCACGGAGGAATCGATTGCCGGGGTGTGGCGAACCTGGAGCACGCACAGTGGATGAAGCTGGTATGGAACATTCCATTCAATGGATTAGCCATCTCCGAGGGCGGCGTGGATACCCAGACCTTGCTCGAAACTTCCGGAATGGAAGGGCGTATTCGCAAGATCATGCATGAGGTTCAGGCGGTGGCTGCGGCGCTGGGCCATGAAATCGAAGATCACTTTATTGACCAGCAAGTGGAGGTGACCCGCACGATGAAAGCATATCGACCGTCGAGTATGATTGATTTTGTCGAAGGCCGCCAGGTAGAGGTGGATGCCATCTGGCGTGAACCCTTTCGTCGGGCTCAGGCGCTTGGGGTAGAGGTCCCGGAAATCGAGCGTTTACTGGGGCAGATCGAGATTCGTCTTGGGGGCGACTACTCATGA